The following proteins come from a genomic window of Doryrhamphus excisus isolate RoL2022-K1 chromosome 12, RoL_Dexc_1.0, whole genome shotgun sequence:
- the ogfod1 gene encoding prolyl 3-hydroxylase OGFOD1 isoform X1 — MTSKRQQGGCTESNKKKKKTNNREETPEICPVVRDENVRRTVKEAWSQKSHYIHGDLEVDCLPFPHCIIKNFIHSENFLEGLQKELLTLNFHNKSNDLYKFKQSDDLRKRTEPCIAGLRSALFGQFRLWLEEVLGVKLEPTVDISCAKYEYTDVLLCHDDELEGRRVAFILYLVPPWQSSDGGSLDLYETDCHYQPQSVVKSLVPSWNTLILFEVSPVSFHQVSEVLSEDKCRLSLSGWFHGPSLERPPRHIEPPITRNPHLPRDETLLLEWINPLYLDISYQENIQGEFEDNSEIQLKTFLREEKFSQVSEALRLAQIQWTRKGPANKRCYEAACLDTLPECVSACWELLHSEAFFLLLSNFTGLRLHYLCPADDDDDDDNDDDDDDSDSEKKEEEAAEAAGSPNETAVKSKEPSTPQCCGELRRWSHGSYTLLHDGEAARAEYALDLILPFSCTGWQSENGGFTCYVANEEDEELLTVNPEDNSLALVYRDKETLKFVKHVNHKSNTDSSGKVFYDFSFVYYE, encoded by the exons ATGACATCGAAAAGGCAACAGGGCGGGTGTACAGAGtcaaacaagaagaaaaagaagacaaataaTCGTGAAGAAACACCAGAAATTTGCCCTGTCGTTAGAGACGAGAACGTGAGGAGGACAGTGAAGGAGGCGTGGAGCCAGAAGTCCCACTATATTCACG GTGATCTAGAGGTGGACTGCCTTCCTTTCCCTCACTGTATCATTAAAAACTTCATACACAGTGAGAATTTCTTGGAGGGCCTGCAGAAAGAACTGTTGACACTCAACTTTCACAACAAATCTAATGATCTATACAAATTTAAACAG TCTGATGACCTGAGAAAGAGAACAGAGCCATGCATTGCAGGGCTAAG GTCAGCACTGTTTGGACAATTCCGGCTTTGGCTTGAGGAAGTTTTGGGGGTCAAATTGGAGCCCACTGTGGATATTTCTTGTGCCAAATATGAATACACAG ATGTTCTTTTGTGTCATGATGATGAACTGGAGGGGAGGCGTGTTGCTTTCATTCTCTACCTCGTGCCTCCATGGCAGAGCAGCGATGGGGGATCCCTTGATCTTTACGAAACAGATT GTCATTACCAACCACAGAGTGTTGTCAAGTCACTCGTGCCTTCTTGGAACACACTCATACTTTTTGAAGTGTCTCCAGTCTCCTTTCATCAA GTATCCGAGGTTTTGTCAGAGGACAAATGTCGTCTCTCTCTAAGCGGCTGGTTTCATGGACCATCACTGGAACGTCCGCCTCGCCACATAGAACCTCCCATCACACGGAATCCACACTTACCAAGAGAC GAGACACTGCTGCTAGAGTGGATCAATCCATTGTACTTGGATATTTCCTACCAGGAGAACATTCAAGGAGAGTTTGAAGACAATTCAGAAATCCAGCTTAAAACTTTTCTGAGg GAGGAGAAATTCAGTCAAGTGAGTGAAGCTCTACGGCTCGCTCAGATTCAGTGGACGAGGAAAGGTCCCGCCAATAAGAG ATGCTATGAAGCAGCCTGTCTGGACACCTTGCCTGAGTGTGTTAGTGCTTGTTGGGAGCTGCTTCATTCAGAggccttcttcctgctcctctcCAACTTTACTGGCCTTCGGTTGCATTACCTGTGTCCTGctgatgacgacgacgacgacgacaacgacgatgatgatgatgacagtgacagtgaaaaaaaagaggaagaggcTGCAGAAGCCGCTGGCTCCCCAAATGAAACGGCAGTTAAAAGCAAAG AGCCGAGTACACCTCAGTGTTGCGGAGAGCTGCGACGATGGTCCCATGGGAGCTACACTCTACTGCATGATGGCGAGGCAGCACGAGCAGAATATGCACTAGATCTCATTTTGCCTTTCAGCTGCACAG gttgGCAGTCGGAGAATGGAGGCTTTACTTGTTACGTTGCAAatgaagaggatgaggag CTGCTGACAGTCAATCCAGAAGATAATTCCCTCGCGCTGGTCTACAGAGACAAGGAAACCCTTAAATTTGTCAAACATGTCAATCATAAAAGCAACACTGATTCTTCTGGCAAAGTATTCTACGACTTCTCTTTTGTGTATTATGAATAa
- the ogfod1 gene encoding prolyl 3-hydroxylase OGFOD1 isoform X2 produces the protein MTSKRQQGGCTESNKKKKKTNNREETPEICPVVRDENVRRTVKEAWSQKSHYIHGDLEVDCLPFPHCIIKNFIHSENFLEGLQKELLTLNFHNKSNDLYKFKQSDDLRKRTEPCIAGLRSALFGQFRLWLEEVLGVKLEPTVDISCAKYEYTDVLLCHDDELEGRRVAFILYLVPPWQSSDGGSLDLYETDCHYQPQSVVKSLVPSWNTLILFEVSPVSFHQVSEVLSEDKCRLSLSGWFHGPSLERPPRHIEPPITRNPHLPRDETLLLEWINPLYLDISYQENIQGEFEDNSEIQLKTFLREEKFSQVSEALRLAQIQWTRKGPANKRCYEAACLDTLPECVSACWELLHSEAFFLLLSNFTGLRLHYLCPADDDDDDDNDDDDDDSDSEKKEEEAAEAAGSPNETAVKSKEPSTPQCCGELRRWSHGSYTLLHDGEAARAEYALDLILPFSCTGLETNWVTPSPSLSAFSARHLSSW, from the exons ATGACATCGAAAAGGCAACAGGGCGGGTGTACAGAGtcaaacaagaagaaaaagaagacaaataaTCGTGAAGAAACACCAGAAATTTGCCCTGTCGTTAGAGACGAGAACGTGAGGAGGACAGTGAAGGAGGCGTGGAGCCAGAAGTCCCACTATATTCACG GTGATCTAGAGGTGGACTGCCTTCCTTTCCCTCACTGTATCATTAAAAACTTCATACACAGTGAGAATTTCTTGGAGGGCCTGCAGAAAGAACTGTTGACACTCAACTTTCACAACAAATCTAATGATCTATACAAATTTAAACAG TCTGATGACCTGAGAAAGAGAACAGAGCCATGCATTGCAGGGCTAAG GTCAGCACTGTTTGGACAATTCCGGCTTTGGCTTGAGGAAGTTTTGGGGGTCAAATTGGAGCCCACTGTGGATATTTCTTGTGCCAAATATGAATACACAG ATGTTCTTTTGTGTCATGATGATGAACTGGAGGGGAGGCGTGTTGCTTTCATTCTCTACCTCGTGCCTCCATGGCAGAGCAGCGATGGGGGATCCCTTGATCTTTACGAAACAGATT GTCATTACCAACCACAGAGTGTTGTCAAGTCACTCGTGCCTTCTTGGAACACACTCATACTTTTTGAAGTGTCTCCAGTCTCCTTTCATCAA GTATCCGAGGTTTTGTCAGAGGACAAATGTCGTCTCTCTCTAAGCGGCTGGTTTCATGGACCATCACTGGAACGTCCGCCTCGCCACATAGAACCTCCCATCACACGGAATCCACACTTACCAAGAGAC GAGACACTGCTGCTAGAGTGGATCAATCCATTGTACTTGGATATTTCCTACCAGGAGAACATTCAAGGAGAGTTTGAAGACAATTCAGAAATCCAGCTTAAAACTTTTCTGAGg GAGGAGAAATTCAGTCAAGTGAGTGAAGCTCTACGGCTCGCTCAGATTCAGTGGACGAGGAAAGGTCCCGCCAATAAGAG ATGCTATGAAGCAGCCTGTCTGGACACCTTGCCTGAGTGTGTTAGTGCTTGTTGGGAGCTGCTTCATTCAGAggccttcttcctgctcctctcCAACTTTACTGGCCTTCGGTTGCATTACCTGTGTCCTGctgatgacgacgacgacgacgacaacgacgatgatgatgatgacagtgacagtgaaaaaaaagaggaagaggcTGCAGAAGCCGCTGGCTCCCCAAATGAAACGGCAGTTAAAAGCAAAG AGCCGAGTACACCTCAGTGTTGCGGAGAGCTGCGACGATGGTCCCATGGGAGCTACACTCTACTGCATGATGGCGAGGCAGCACGAGCAGAATATGCACTAGATCTCATTTTGCCTTTCAGCTGCACAG GTCTGGAAACAAACTGGGTCACTCCGTCACCTTCACTTTCAGCTTTCTCAGCAAGGCACCTGTCATCTTGGTAG
- the tradd gene encoding tumor necrosis factor receptor type 1-associated DEATH domain protein — MADKVLDGGPWTGCAVLFLQSLCPDANLLSLYKDQQGKFIFFKVIKLTLIDSAGGLAGYEILKVHDADPFLGVEVKFMDIAACQHFLESYSSGAMRQSISQHACRLLALSQEFNVETQLKAGTQVLDQCLDKLELCLQHIHLSQPERLRDEEIDQLEKQLECEVHWPAPQRNPVIQEVPSNCFKFQNKVFEDRMLTAADVQSFANGVGRQWKHVGRTLGRDCRALQDTAIDNLAYEYAREGLYEQAYQLLSRFLQAEGRAAKLSRLVKALEYCKLTGLAETILDVHPQD; from the exons ATGGCAGACAAGGTTTTGGATGGAGGGCCATGGACAGGATGTGCCGTTCTGTTTCTGCAGTCGCTCTGTCCGGATGCAAACCTGCTCTCTCTCTACAAAGACCAACAGGGAAAGTTCATCTTCTTTAAAGTTATCAAACTGACACTCATAG ATTCAGCAGGCGGGCTCGCTGGTTATGAGATACTAAAGGTTCACGATGCTGATCCCTTCCTTGGAGTGGAGGTGAAGTTTATGGATATAGCAGCCTGTCAGCACTTCCTGGAGAGCTACAGCTCAGGAGCAATGCGGCAGTCCATCTCCCAACATGCCTGTCGACTTCTGGCGCTGTCACAGGAGTTCAACGTGGAGACCCAGCTTAAGGCCGGTACCCAGGTCCTGGATCAATGTCTGGACAAGCTGGAACTTTGTCTACAGCATATCCACCTGTCACAA CCAGAACGCCTCCGTGATGAAGAGATCGATCAGCTTGAGAAGCAGCTGGAGTGTGAGGTCCACTGGCCTGCCCCCCAGCGGAACCCTGTCATACAGGAAGTTCCTAGCAACTGCTTCAAGTTTCAGAATAAAGTGTTTG AGGATAGAATGCTGACGGCAGCAGATGTTCAGAGCTTCGCTAATGGAGTCGGCCGTCAGTGGAAGCATGTGGGGAGGACCCTGGGGAGGGACTGCCGCGCTCTACAGGATACGGCCATTGACAATCTGGCCTACGAGTATGCCAGAGAGGGCCTGTACGAGCAGGCCTATCAGCTGCTCAGCCGCTTCCTCCAAGCGGAGGGAAGGGCGGCCAAGCTGAGCCGGCTGGTCAAAGCACTGGAGTACTGCAAACTCACCGGCCTTGCTGAAACTATTCTGGACGTACACCCACAAGACTAA
- the LOC131139347 gene encoding guanine nucleotide-binding protein G(o) subunit alpha-like yields the protein MGCTLSAEERAALDRSKAIEKNLKEDGLVAAKDVKLLLLGGGESGKSTIVKQMKIIHEDGFSGDDVKQYKPVVYSNTIQSLAAILRAMDSLGIEFGDKDRKADAKLVCDVVSRMEDTEPYSAELLSAMKRVWADAGTQECFNRAREYQLNDSAQYYLDSLDRIGAADYQPTEQDILRTRVKTTGIVETHFTFKNLHFRLFDVGGQRSERKKWIHCFEDVTAIIFCVALSGYDQVLHEDETTNRMHESLMLFDSICNNKFFIDTSIILFLNKKDLFAEKIKKSPLTICFPEYTGANTYDDATAYIQVQFESKNRSPNKEIYCHLTCATDTGNIQVVFDAVTDIIIANNLRGCGLY from the exons ATGGGATGTACGCTGAGCGCCGAGGAGCGCGCGGCTCTGGACCGGAGCAAGGCCATCGAGAAGAACCTTAAAGAGGACGGGCTGGTGGCCGCCAAGGACGTGAAGCTGCTCCTGCTCG GCGGGGGAGAGTCCGGCAAAAGCACCATCGTCAAACAGATGAA GATTATCCATGAAGATGGCTTCTCTGGGGATGACGTGAAGCAGTATAAGCCTGTGGTCTACAGCAACACCATCCAGAGCTTGGCAGCTATCCTCCGAGCCATGGACTCCCTGGGAATCGAGTTTGGAGACAAGGATCGAAAA GCGGATGCCAAGCTGGTGTGCGATGTCGTGAGTCGCATGGAGGACACGGAGCCATACTCTGCAGAGCTCCTCAGCGCCATGAAGCGTGTCTGGGCTGACGCCGGGACACAGGAGTGCTTCAACCGGGCCCGTGAATACCAGCTCAACGACTCGGCCCAATA CTACCTGGATAGTTTAGACCGGATTGGGGCAGCAGACTACCAGCCCACAGAGCAGGACATCCTGAGAACTCGAGTGAAGACCACCGGCATTGTGGAAACTCACTTCACCTTCAAAAACCTTCATTTCAG GCTCTTTGACgtgggaggtcagaggtcagagagGAAGAAGTGGATCCACTGCTTTGAGGACGTGACTGCCATCATCTTCTGCGTGGCTCTGAGTGGATACGACCAAGTGCTTCACGAGGACGAGACAACT AACCGCATGCACGAATCCCTCATGCTCTTCGACTCCATCTGCAACAACAAGTTCTTCATCGACACCTCCATCATCCTCTTCCTTAACAAGAAGGATCTCTTTGCGGAGAAGATCAAGAAGTCGCCGCTGACGATCTGTTTTCCAGAATACACAG GTGCTAACACTTACGACGATGCTACGGCATACATTCAGGTTCAGTTTGAGAGTAAGAACCGCTCTCCCAACAAGGAGATCTACTGTCACCTGACCTGTGCCACGGACACAGGGAACATCCAGGTAGTGTTTGATGCCGTCACTGACATCATTATCGCAAACAACCTGAGAGGCTGTGGCTTATACTGA